A genomic segment from Bosea sp. OAE506 encodes:
- a CDS encoding flavin reductase family protein: MSAFTVAISDLAPRDRYKLLCASVTPRPIALVTSLSPDGVVNAAPFSFFNVFSEDPALIVLGLQHRPGNNPKDTTRNIAGAGEFVVNLVDEGMAEAMNICAVDFPPEVSEIDAAGLSLKPGVSVGVPHIAEAPFALECRKTMSLVFSPTREMLIGEVVRIHAREGLVDPATLRVSLDDYKPVGRMFGDGYARQNDRFDLTRGTYAEWLAQRGG, encoded by the coding sequence ATGAGCGCCTTCACCGTCGCCATTTCCGACCTCGCCCCGCGTGACCGCTACAAGCTGCTCTGCGCCAGCGTGACCCCGCGCCCGATCGCGCTCGTGACCAGTCTGTCGCCGGACGGTGTGGTCAACGCCGCGCCCTTCAGCTTCTTCAACGTCTTCTCCGAGGACCCAGCCCTGATCGTGCTCGGCCTGCAGCACCGCCCCGGCAACAACCCCAAGGACACGACGCGCAACATCGCCGGGGCCGGCGAGTTCGTCGTCAACTTGGTCGATGAGGGGATGGCCGAGGCGATGAACATCTGCGCGGTCGATTTCCCGCCCGAGGTCAGCGAGATCGACGCGGCGGGCCTGTCGCTCAAGCCCGGCGTCTCGGTCGGCGTGCCGCATATCGCCGAAGCGCCCTTCGCGCTTGAATGCCGCAAGACCATGTCGCTGGTGTTCTCGCCAACGCGCGAGATGCTGATCGGCGAGGTCGTGCGCATCCATGCCCGCGAGGGCCTCGTCGATCCCGCGACGCTGCGCGTCAGCCTCGATGACTACAAGCCGGTCGGGCGGATGTTCGGCGACGGCTATGCGCGCCAGAACGACCGCTTCGACCTGACGCGCGGCACCTATGCCGAGTGGCTGGCACAGCGCGGGGGCTGA
- a CDS encoding tripartite tricarboxylate transporter substrate binding protein produces the protein MKRRDMLAGLAATSAGALLTRPSRAQAPWPSRPINMVVPFPPGGQADLAARPIAQALEKLLKTAVVVDNRGGAGGALGNAAVARAEPDGYTLLMTLSSLAVLPESSRLFARAPSYEVSQLAPVARVLADPTLLAVPAASPWKTLKDFAEDAKARPGAIPYGSSGSYGTLHVAMEMFAASAGLKLLHVPYRGAGPALTDLLSGQIQALASAPGVLKPHVDSGALRVLANWGAARVPSFPDLPTFKELGYADVEFYIWAGLFTPRNLPEPVATRIREAMRTAMADPEVLQIFEKAGSPPAYQDTPDFARFVEADSARLIEATRRIGKVE, from the coding sequence ATGAAACGCCGCGACATGCTCGCCGGCCTCGCCGCGACGTCGGCCGGGGCCCTTCTGACCAGGCCATCGCGCGCCCAGGCGCCCTGGCCCTCACGCCCGATCAACATGGTCGTGCCCTTTCCGCCGGGCGGGCAGGCCGATCTCGCCGCGCGGCCGATTGCGCAGGCGCTGGAGAAGCTGCTGAAGACCGCCGTCGTGGTCGACAATCGCGGTGGGGCCGGCGGCGCGCTCGGCAACGCAGCCGTCGCCCGGGCCGAGCCGGATGGCTACACGCTGCTGATGACGCTCTCCTCGCTGGCGGTGCTGCCGGAATCGTCGCGCCTCTTTGCCCGTGCGCCGTCCTACGAGGTCTCTCAGCTCGCCCCCGTGGCCCGCGTGCTGGCGGACCCGACGCTGCTCGCGGTGCCCGCCGCTTCGCCCTGGAAGACGCTGAAGGACTTCGCCGAGGACGCGAAGGCGCGGCCCGGCGCGATTCCCTATGGCTCGTCGGGCTCCTACGGCACGCTGCATGTCGCGATGGAGATGTTCGCGGCGTCCGCGGGCCTCAAGCTGTTGCACGTGCCCTATCGCGGCGCCGGCCCCGCCTTGACGGATCTGCTCTCCGGCCAGATCCAGGCTCTGGCCTCGGCGCCGGGCGTCCTGAAGCCGCATGTCGACTCCGGCGCGCTGCGCGTGCTCGCGAACTGGGGCGCGGCCCGTGTGCCGAGCTTCCCCGACCTGCCGACCTTCAAGGAACTCGGCTATGCCGACGTCGAGTTCTATATCTGGGCCGGGCTGTTCACGCCGCGCAACCTGCCAGAGCCCGTCGCGACCCGCATCCGCGAGGCGATGCGCACCGCCATGGCGGATCCGGAGGTGCTGCAGATCTTCGAGAAAGCCGGCAGCCCGCCAGCCTATCAGGACACGCCGGATTTCGCGCGGTTCGTCGAGGCCGACAGTGCCCGCCTGATTGAGGCGACGCGCAGGATCGGCAAGGTCGAGTAG
- the mog gene encoding molybdopterin adenylyltransferase produces MDGGIRIGIVTVSDRASAGIYEDEGGPAIKAYFETALTSPWTPVARVIPDDRALIAKTLIELADTDGCCLIVTTGGTGPAPRDVTPEATEDVVEKPMPGFGELMRQVSLAKVPTAILSRQTAGIRGRCLIVNLPGRPRAIAECLDAVMPAIPYCIDLIEGPYLETDPAVIVAFRPGQKPKA; encoded by the coding sequence ATGGACGGCGGCATCAGGATCGGCATCGTCACGGTTTCGGACCGCGCCTCGGCCGGCATCTACGAGGACGAGGGCGGCCCCGCCATCAAGGCCTATTTCGAGACGGCACTGACCTCGCCCTGGACGCCCGTCGCCCGCGTCATCCCTGACGACCGCGCCTTGATCGCGAAGACACTGATCGAGTTGGCCGACACGGACGGCTGCTGCCTGATCGTGACCACCGGTGGGACGGGACCAGCGCCGCGCGACGTCACGCCCGAGGCCACGGAGGACGTCGTCGAGAAGCCGATGCCGGGCTTCGGCGAGCTGATGCGGCAGGTCAGCCTCGCCAAGGTGCCGACCGCGATCCTCTCCCGCCAGACCGCCGGCATCCGGGGCCGCTGCCTGATCGTCAACCTGCCGGGCCGCCCGCGTGCCATCGCCGAATGCCTCGACGCGGTGATGCCGGCGATCCCCTACTGCATCGACCTGATCGAGGGCCCCTATCTGGAGACCGACCCGGCGGTGATCGTCGCCTTCCGTCCCGGCCAGAAGCCAAAGGCCTGA
- a CDS encoding GNAT family N-acetyltransferase — MTSGIVVRRIKAADYPAYAAAFAALATRSREPNPHMSPAAVAAARILLPEDRIVILAAWLSEALGSERLTGLWALRRQRDWRTGFVPALTAPLLPLYEVSSLPVLDADHGEDAMQAMLRHLLAASDLPPTLALPLLPLEGPGFAALQEACRATGSRLSTSERWQRPMMLPQPGDDAERYLRRSLGQSYKKRMQQFRAVGRHGELTFRRLRGAAAREALPQFLALEASGWKGAAGTAIARLPQAQAYFDSLATQFAASDALQLDMLLLDGNPLAMGLLIESAGTRHFLKIAYDEAQARHSPGRALTIAMLQADFAGTPPAIFDSGAGDGVDAGTYVWGERRAMGNAVIRLGQSAPGLPEAAARLRQDLRGLRARLHRVRAKTVA; from the coding sequence TTGACCTCCGGAATCGTCGTCAGGCGCATCAAGGCGGCCGACTACCCCGCCTATGCCGCGGCCTTCGCTGCGCTCGCCACCCGCTCGCGGGAGCCGAACCCGCATATGTCGCCAGCAGCAGTGGCGGCGGCCCGCATCCTGCTGCCGGAAGACCGCATCGTCATCCTTGCCGCCTGGCTGAGCGAGGCGCTGGGCTCCGAGCGGCTGACCGGGCTCTGGGCGCTGCGCCGGCAGCGCGACTGGCGCACCGGCTTTGTGCCGGCCCTCACCGCCCCTCTGCTGCCGCTCTACGAGGTGTCCTCCCTGCCGGTTCTGGACGCCGACCATGGCGAGGACGCTATGCAGGCGATGCTGCGCCATCTCCTGGCTGCGAGTGATCTTCCCCCCACCCTGGCATTGCCGCTGCTGCCGCTGGAAGGCCCCGGCTTCGCGGCGCTGCAGGAAGCCTGCCGCGCCACCGGCAGCCGCCTCTCCACCAGCGAGCGCTGGCAGCGGCCGATGATGCTGCCGCAGCCCGGCGACGATGCCGAGCGCTATCTGCGCCGCTCTCTGGGCCAGAGTTACAAGAAACGGATGCAGCAGTTCCGCGCGGTCGGCCGCCATGGCGAGCTGACCTTCCGCAGGCTGCGGGGCGCCGCAGCGCGCGAGGCGTTGCCGCAGTTCCTGGCTTTGGAGGCCTCGGGCTGGAAAGGCGCCGCCGGCACGGCGATCGCCCGGCTGCCGCAGGCGCAGGCCTATTTCGACAGCCTCGCCACGCAATTTGCCGCCAGCGACGCCCTCCAGCTCGACATGCTGCTGCTCGACGGCAACCCTCTGGCGATGGGCCTTCTGATCGAGAGCGCCGGCACCCGGCATTTCCTCAAAATCGCCTATGACGAGGCGCAGGCGCGCCATTCCCCGGGCCGGGCCTTGACCATCGCCATGCTGCAGGCGGATTTCGCCGGCACGCCGCCCGCCATCTTCGACAGCGGCGCGGGCGACGGGGTCGATGCCGGGACCTATGTCTGGGGCGAGCGACGGGCGATGGGCAATGCCGTGATCCGTCTCGGTCAGTCGGCGCCGGGGCTGCCGGAAGCGGCCGCCCGCCTGCGTCAGGACCTGCGGGGTCTGCGCGCCCGTCTGCACCGGGTGCGGGCGAAAACGGTGGCGTGA
- a CDS encoding EscU/YscU/HrcU family type III secretion system export apparatus switch protein: MTTPPRPRIAVALEYDGQSAPRVTAKGRGELAERIVETGREHGVAVEENAVLAQALSAVELDDQIPEELYRATAQVIAFVLSLRGELGRHRREGGTI, from the coding sequence ATGACCACGCCTCCGCGCCCGCGCATCGCCGTCGCGCTCGAATATGATGGGCAGAGCGCGCCGCGCGTCACCGCCAAGGGCCGCGGCGAGCTGGCCGAGCGCATCGTCGAGACCGGGCGCGAGCATGGCGTCGCAGTCGAGGAGAATGCGGTGCTGGCCCAGGCGCTCTCGGCGGTCGAACTCGACGACCAGATCCCCGAGGAGCTCTACCGCGCCACGGCGCAGGTCATCGCCTTCGTGCTTTCTCTGCGCGGCGAGCTCGGCCGGCACCGGCGCGAGGGCGGCACGATTTGA
- a CDS encoding flagellar hook-length control protein FliK, with amino-acid sequence MNLATLAQSQSLATLLQALAPASGLVAGRTVEARLIALAGDGTATAQLGQETFSLVLSGPVARQATLQPGATLVLKLDAGPASSGAPAALQATLVEVRPPPAAGPQAAPAPLPTARGEAPAGTTPSPTAPSPALQPAATATQAAPGVAVPAPASGRTTTPAAPSPGGQAPITAQGLSPRPTLPGPAASSPLADPPAVAPAMSPRAQAGPLLGPALARQDSLAPLLANMRALSEGTVSLALPRPLLSLIDRVLAQALPIDRRPVTAQTLKAATQGSGLFLEARQAQGRPSPAQGDLKAGLQTLRDSLTPLVEALSPPEAARPAATGRAMAADLLPLPTTDGATKPPPPRRDGPLVPQPVAEASLASGDQPLTVVRTLLEQTESALDRITLSQYASLPAEGPRAEAAQTQRWMTELPLALQQGATMLPLQIEKEPPRREAETGAGPLWRVRFALDVEPLGPLQGVVTLQGRSVGITLWAEREDTSRVLRGAAPGLEAALAEARFENRAIDIHTGQPRVAQPTAGQFLDRLS; translated from the coding sequence ATGAACCTCGCCACCCTCGCCCAGAGCCAGTCGCTGGCCACGCTGCTGCAGGCGCTCGCGCCCGCCTCCGGCCTCGTCGCGGGCCGGACGGTGGAAGCACGCCTGATCGCGCTGGCGGGCGACGGCACGGCGACGGCGCAACTCGGCCAGGAGACCTTCTCGCTCGTCCTCTCCGGCCCGGTCGCCAGACAGGCCACGCTGCAACCCGGAGCGACGCTCGTCCTGAAGCTCGACGCGGGTCCGGCGAGCAGCGGCGCCCCTGCTGCCCTCCAGGCGACACTGGTCGAGGTCCGCCCGCCCCCCGCAGCGGGGCCGCAAGCCGCGCCTGCGCCCCTCCCGACCGCCCGCGGCGAGGCACCGGCGGGAACCACGCCCTCCCCAACCGCTCCCTCGCCCGCCCTCCAGCCGGCGGCGACCGCAACACAAGCCGCGCCAGGCGTGGCGGTGCCAGCGCCTGCCAGCGGCCGCACCACGACACCAGCGGCGCCATCACCGGGCGGCCAGGCTCCGATCACGGCGCAGGGTCTGTCCCCTCGACCCACTCTCCCGGGGCCAGCCGCGTCATCGCCCCTCGCCGACCCGCCGGCCGTCGCGCCGGCGATGTCGCCCCGCGCGCAGGCCGGCCCGCTGCTCGGCCCGGCGCTGGCGCGGCAGGACAGTCTGGCGCCGCTGCTCGCCAATATGCGCGCCCTGTCGGAGGGCACGGTCTCCCTCGCCTTGCCCCGCCCGCTGCTGAGCCTTATCGACCGCGTGCTTGCCCAGGCGCTGCCCATCGACCGCCGCCCCGTGACGGCCCAGACGCTGAAGGCCGCGACGCAAGGCTCCGGCCTGTTCCTCGAGGCGAGGCAGGCGCAAGGCCGCCCCTCACCGGCCCAAGGCGACCTCAAGGCCGGTCTCCAGACCTTGCGCGACAGCCTGACGCCACTGGTCGAGGCGCTGTCGCCGCCCGAGGCCGCGCGCCCTGCCGCGACGGGCAGGGCCATGGCGGCCGATCTTCTGCCCCTGCCGACGACGGATGGCGCCACCAAGCCGCCGCCGCCGCGCCGCGACGGCCCCCTCGTGCCCCAGCCCGTCGCCGAGGCCAGCCTCGCATCCGGCGACCAGCCGCTCACGGTCGTCCGCACCCTGCTGGAGCAGACCGAGTCGGCGCTGGACCGCATCACGCTCTCCCAGTACGCCTCGCTGCCGGCGGAAGGCCCGCGCGCGGAGGCAGCGCAGACGCAGCGCTGGATGACCGAACTGCCGCTCGCGCTCCAGCAGGGCGCAACCATGCTGCCGCTTCAGATCGAGAAGGAACCGCCGCGCCGGGAAGCCGAGACGGGCGCGGGCCCGCTCTGGCGCGTTCGCTTTGCGCTCGACGTCGAGCCGCTCGGGCCGCTCCAGGGCGTCGTCACCCTGCAGGGCCGCAGCGTCGGCATCACGCTCTGGGCCGAGCGCGAGGACACCAGCCGCGTGCTGCGCGGGGCCGCGCCGGGTTTGGAGGCTGCACTCGCCGAGGCCCGCTTCGAGAACCGCGCCATCGACATCCACACCGGCCAGCCGCGCGTCGCCCAGCCCACCGCCGGCCAGTTCCTGGACCGCCTGTCATGA
- a CDS encoding aldo/keto reductase produces MEYRQLGRSGLKVSPICLGTMMFGGATDEVGSRAIVDHAREAGINFIDTADAYSDGRSEEITGRAIAAHRHDWVLATKVANPMGAGPNRAGLSRKWVIQACDDSLRRLGTDFIDIYYLHKEDHATPLDETVRAIGDLVQQGKIRHFGVSNYRSWRVAEICRLCDELGIDRPVVSQPYYNAMNRMPEVEHLPACGFYGLGVASYSPLARGVLTGKYAPGEAPQQGTRAARGDKRILQTEWREESLVIAQTIKQHAEARGMTSIQFAVGWVLNNRFLTAAIAGPRTLEQWQAYLAALDITFTPEDEALIDGLVPAGHPSTPGYSDPAYPIEGRPTRTAA; encoded by the coding sequence ATGGAATACCGCCAGCTCGGCCGGTCCGGCCTGAAGGTTTCGCCGATCTGCCTGGGCACGATGATGTTCGGCGGCGCCACCGACGAGGTCGGCTCGCGCGCCATCGTCGATCATGCCCGCGAGGCCGGCATCAACTTCATCGACACGGCCGACGCCTATAGCGATGGGCGCTCGGAGGAGATCACGGGGCGCGCCATCGCGGCGCACCGGCATGACTGGGTACTGGCAACCAAGGTCGCCAACCCGATGGGCGCCGGCCCCAACCGTGCCGGTCTCTCGCGCAAATGGGTGATCCAGGCCTGCGACGACAGCCTGCGCCGGCTCGGCACCGATTTCATCGACATCTACTACCTGCACAAGGAAGACCACGCGACGCCGCTCGACGAGACCGTCCGGGCGATCGGCGATCTCGTGCAGCAGGGCAAGATCCGGCATTTCGGCGTGTCGAACTACCGCTCCTGGCGGGTCGCCGAGATCTGCCGCCTCTGCGACGAACTCGGGATCGACCGGCCGGTCGTCAGCCAGCCCTATTACAACGCGATGAACCGGATGCCGGAGGTCGAACACCTGCCGGCCTGCGGCTTTTACGGGCTCGGCGTCGCCTCCTATTCGCCGTTGGCGCGGGGCGTGCTGACGGGGAAATACGCGCCCGGCGAGGCGCCGCAGCAGGGCACGCGCGCCGCCCGCGGCGACAAGCGCATCCTGCAGACGGAATGGCGCGAGGAGAGCCTCGTGATCGCGCAGACGATCAAGCAGCATGCCGAGGCGCGCGGCATGACCTCGATCCAGTTCGCCGTCGGCTGGGTGCTGAACAACCGCTTCCTCACGGCCGCCATCGCCGGCCCCCGCACGCTCGAGCAGTGGCAGGCCTATCTGGCGGCGCTCGACATTACTTTCACGCCCGAGGACGAGGCGCTGATCGACGGTCTGGTGCCGGCGGGCCATCCCTCGACGCCGGGTTACAGCGATCCCGCCTATCCGATCGAGGGGCGGCCGACGCGCACGGCTGCGTGA
- a CDS encoding monovalent cation:proton antiporter-2 (CPA2) family protein — MAAEGLTGDLIKVVSLLGAGVVAVPLFRRLGLGSVLGYFTAGLAIGPYGVGLFPNPESVLHVAELGVVMFLFIIGLEMQPSRLWNLRREIFGLGVAQVALCGTLLTGVGYTYGLPLPAAFIAGMGFVLSSTAVVMQMLNERGETSTPQGQQAVSILLLEDLAIVPLLAVVALLAPASASQGSGWLSVGIAAAAVAGLVVAGRYLLNPMFRLLALAHAREVMTAAALLVVLGSALTMQLSGLSMAMGAFLAGVLLSESSFRHQLEADIEPFRGILLGLFFLAVGMSLDLGVIARNWVLIGFAVIAFMSVKALGIFIVAKVSGSRTREAVTRVALFSQGGEFAFVLYAAAASASIFNAQTNAVVSATVILSMALTPLLVIALDRFLPPEETSLDGVDLAEGLNGRALIIGFGRFGQVASQALLARGFSVSIIEVDVELIQAAAGFGFKVHYGDGTRPEILHASGAERAEVILVCVDNRETSNRIVAVAQEAFPHAKLFVRAYDRGHAMDLIRAGVEYQIRETFESAMAFGTAVLLGMGVSEQEAAEIAEDVRRRDAERLDLQVASDIHAGVSLIRGNAPVPTPLTKPKTPGKIHGNVPDDLGAM; from the coding sequence ATGGCGGCGGAGGGTCTGACCGGCGATCTCATCAAGGTCGTGAGCCTGCTCGGCGCCGGCGTGGTTGCCGTGCCGCTGTTCCGGAGGCTCGGGCTCGGCTCGGTGCTGGGCTATTTCACCGCCGGCCTCGCGATCGGCCCCTATGGCGTCGGCCTGTTCCCGAACCCCGAATCCGTGCTGCACGTCGCAGAACTCGGCGTGGTGATGTTCCTCTTCATCATCGGCCTGGAGATGCAGCCCTCGCGGCTGTGGAACCTGCGGCGCGAGATCTTTGGCCTCGGCGTGGCGCAGGTCGCGCTCTGCGGCACGCTTTTGACCGGCGTCGGCTATACCTATGGGCTGCCGCTGCCGGCGGCCTTCATCGCCGGCATGGGCTTCGTCCTGTCCTCCACCGCCGTCGTCATGCAGATGCTGAACGAGCGCGGCGAGACCTCGACGCCACAGGGGCAGCAGGCAGTCTCGATCCTGCTGCTGGAGGATCTCGCGATCGTGCCGCTGCTGGCGGTGGTGGCGTTGCTCGCGCCGGCCTCGGCGTCGCAGGGCAGCGGCTGGCTCTCGGTCGGCATCGCGGCGGCGGCCGTGGCGGGGCTCGTCGTCGCCGGCCGCTACCTGCTCAACCCGATGTTCCGTTTGCTGGCGCTGGCCCATGCGCGGGAGGTGATGACGGCCGCCGCGCTGCTGGTCGTGCTCGGCTCGGCGCTGACGATGCAGCTGAGCGGGCTCTCGATGGCGATGGGCGCCTTCCTCGCCGGTGTGCTGCTGTCGGAATCGAGCTTCCGGCACCAGCTCGAGGCCGATATCGAGCCGTTCCGCGGCATTCTGCTCGGGCTGTTCTTCCTCGCGGTGGGCATGTCGCTCGACCTCGGCGTGATCGCCCGCAACTGGGTGCTGATCGGTTTTGCCGTGATCGCCTTCATGAGCGTCAAGGCGCTTGGCATCTTCATCGTCGCCAAGGTCTCGGGCTCGCGGACGCGGGAGGCGGTGACCCGGGTCGCGCTGTTCTCGCAGGGCGGCGAATTCGCCTTCGTGCTCTACGCAGCGGCGGCCTCGGCCAGCATCTTCAACGCCCAGACCAATGCCGTGGTGAGCGCGACGGTGATCCTGTCGATGGCGCTGACGCCGCTGCTGGTCATCGCGCTCGACCGCTTCCTGCCACCGGAAGAGACCTCGCTCGATGGGGTCGACCTCGCGGAGGGGTTGAACGGCCGTGCGCTGATCATCGGTTTCGGCCGCTTCGGCCAGGTTGCCTCGCAGGCCTTGCTCGCACGCGGCTTCAGCGTCTCGATCATCGAGGTCGATGTCGAGCTGATCCAGGCGGCGGCCGGCTTCGGCTTCAAGGTGCATTACGGCGACGGCACGCGCCCCGAGATCCTGCATGCCTCCGGCGCCGAGCGGGCCGAGGTCATCCTCGTCTGCGTCGACAATCGGGAAACCAGCAACCGCATCGTCGCCGTCGCGCAGGAGGCGTTCCCGCACGCCAAGCTGTTCGTGCGCGCCTATGACCGCGGCCATGCGATGGACCTGATCCGCGCGGGGGTCGAGTACCAGATCCGCGAGACCTTCGAATCCGCCATGGCCTTCGGCACGGCGGTGCTGCTGGGCATGGGCGTGTCCGAGCAGGAGGCGGCCGAGATCGCCGAGGATGTCCGCCGCCGCGATGCGGAGCGCCTCGATCTCCAGGTTGCCAGCGACATCCATGCCGGCGTCAGCCTGATCCGTGGCAATGCGCCGGTGCCGACGCCGCTGACCAAGCCGAAGACCCCCGGCAAGATCCACGGCAACGTGCCCGACGATCTCGGCGCCATGTGA
- a CDS encoding MBL fold metallo-hydrolase, with translation MRRPTLSDMALRLGVIAWLALWIAPQPARAQSDEPGCRPDMASLRLPVHRANLTLANLGKDEARITFVGHATFLIETPAGVKIATDYNDYVRPQVTPDVATMNKAHSTHYSRNPDPGIKQLLPGWDPTGRGAAKHDVTVSDLRVRNVATNIRSYSGSTDFDGNSIFVFEIGELCIAHLGHLHHPLEPGHLRALGRVDVVLFPVDGSYTLDQEGMLEVLKSLQARVMIPMHFFGGGTLSRFLARSQDNWPIERREQPVLTVSKAGLPARPTMIVLPGN, from the coding sequence ATGCGACGGCCCACTCTGTCGGATATGGCCCTGCGCCTCGGCGTGATCGCCTGGCTCGCCCTGTGGATCGCTCCCCAGCCGGCCAGGGCCCAGTCGGACGAGCCCGGCTGCCGGCCGGACATGGCCTCGCTGCGGCTGCCGGTCCATCGCGCCAATCTGACGCTCGCCAATCTCGGCAAGGACGAGGCCCGCATCACCTTCGTCGGCCACGCCACCTTCCTGATCGAGACCCCGGCCGGCGTGAAGATCGCGACCGACTACAACGACTATGTTCGGCCGCAGGTGACGCCCGACGTCGCCACGATGAACAAGGCCCATTCCACGCATTACTCGCGAAACCCCGACCCTGGCATCAAGCAGCTGTTGCCGGGCTGGGACCCGACCGGCCGCGGCGCCGCCAAGCACGACGTGACCGTGTCCGATCTGCGCGTGCGTAACGTGGCCACCAACATCCGCTCCTATTCGGGCTCGACCGATTTCGACGGCAATTCGATCTTCGTCTTCGAGATCGGCGAGCTCTGCATCGCCCATCTCGGCCATCTGCATCATCCGCTTGAGCCCGGCCATCTGCGCGCGCTCGGCCGCGTCGACGTCGTGCTGTTCCCGGTCGACGGCAGCTATACGCTCGACCAGGAGGGCATGCTCGAGGTGCTGAAATCGCTGCAGGCGCGGGTGATGATCCCGATGCACTTCTTCGGCGGCGGCACGCTCAGCCGCTTCCTCGCCCGTTCGCAGGACAACTGGCCGATCGAGCGGCGCGAGCAGCCGGTCCTGACCGTCAGCAAGGCCGGGCTTCCCGCGCGGCCCACCATGATCGTCTTGCCCGGGAACTGA
- a CDS encoding tripartite tricarboxylate transporter substrate binding protein, with amino-acid sequence MKIIVKAALGAAALLLTAGPSWAFPDRPVQLIVPWAAGGGMDAVMRIFGAGLEAELKQPVNIVNRTGGGGITGHSALATATADGYTIGGISPEIAFFKTLGMGDLTVDSVDSFSRVSLIPAGVTVKADSPIKTIADYLKAVKEAPKGSFMASGTGVGGSWHIASGGLLKAAGMTPDMVKWVPSNGGAPALNDLVAGGISVFTGSPIEAKAMLEAGRVRTILLMTEERHPNFPDVPSAKEAGLDWTYQNWFALAAPKGVPADRRKILFEAAERTMQRPEVRKAMADRGITPVWDKPGEFSAYVKTFTERANTILRELGLAKE; translated from the coding sequence ATGAAGATCATCGTCAAGGCTGCGCTTGGCGCGGCCGCCTTGCTGTTGACCGCCGGCCCGTCCTGGGCCTTCCCGGATCGTCCCGTCCAGCTGATCGTGCCCTGGGCCGCTGGCGGCGGCATGGATGCGGTCATGCGCATCTTCGGTGCCGGGCTGGAGGCCGAACTGAAGCAGCCGGTCAACATCGTCAACCGCACGGGCGGCGGCGGCATCACCGGCCATAGCGCCCTCGCAACCGCCACGGCGGATGGCTACACCATCGGCGGCATCAGCCCCGAGATCGCCTTCTTCAAGACGCTCGGCATGGGCGATCTGACGGTCGACAGCGTCGATTCCTTCTCGCGCGTCTCGCTGATCCCGGCCGGCGTCACCGTCAAGGCCGACAGCCCGATCAAGACCATCGCCGACTATCTCAAGGCGGTGAAGGAAGCGCCAAAGGGTTCCTTCATGGCCTCGGGAACCGGCGTCGGCGGCTCCTGGCACATCGCCTCGGGTGGGTTGCTGAAAGCTGCCGGCATGACGCCGGACATGGTGAAATGGGTGCCCAGCAATGGCGGCGCGCCTGCGCTGAACGACCTCGTGGCTGGCGGCATCAGCGTCTTCACCGGCTCGCCGATCGAGGCCAAGGCGATGCTGGAGGCCGGTCGCGTGCGCACCATCCTGCTGATGACCGAGGAGCGGCACCCCAACTTCCCGGACGTGCCGAGCGCCAAGGAGGCGGGTCTCGACTGGACCTACCAGAACTGGTTCGCGCTGGCCGCGCCCAAGGGCGTTCCGGCCGACCGCCGCAAGATCCTGTTCGAGGCCGCCGAGCGCACGATGCAGCGGCCCGAGGTGCGCAAGGCCATGGCCGATCGCGGCATCACCCCGGTCTGGGACAAGCCCGGCGAATTCTCGGCCTATGTGAAGACCTTCACCGAGCGCGCCAACACCATCCTGCGCGAACTCGGCCTCGCCAAGGAGTGA